The DNA window CTGATCCTGCTGGCGATCGGCTCGATCGCGGCCGGCTTCCTGATGAAGAGCTCGGTGCCGGACTGGCTGACCGCCACCGCCGGCCTGGGCGGCGAGCACGCCGAGCACGAGGCCGTCCTCGCGCACTGGCTGATCACCGTGCTCTCGCTGCTGGTCACCGTGGCCGGGGCCGGGCTGGCCTGGTTCCTGTTCCGCAACGGCACGGCCACCGAGCCGCAGCCGGCTGGTGTGCTGGTCACGGCCGCCCGGCGCAACCTGTACACCGACGCCTTCAACGAGGCGGTCTTCGAGAAGCCGGGGATCTTCCTCACCCGGGCGCTGGTGTTCCTCGACAACCGGGGCGTCGACGGGCTGGTCAACGGCCTCGCCGCCGCGGTGGGCGGGGGCTCGGGCAGGCTCCGGCGGCTGCAGACCGGCTTCGTCCGGTCGTACGCGACGTCGATCCTGGCCGGCGCGCTGCTGGTGGTGGCGGCGTTCCTGGCGGTGCAGGCGGGGTGGCTCGCGTGACCGACCTCTACCCGGCCGCCCCCGCCGGCGGACCACGCAGTGACGACGGAGGTAAGGCCGCATAATGTCCAACTTCCCGTTCCTCTCGGTGCTGACCGTGGCGCCGCTGGTCGGCGCGCTGGTCGTGGCCGTCCTGCCGCGCCGCCGGCCGGACCTGGCCAAGCTGGTCGCCCTCGGGTGGTCGCTGCTGGTGCTGGCCCTGTCGGTGGTCATGTGGATCGCGTTCGAGGCCGGCGGTGACCGGCTCCAGTTCCGCGAGTCGTACACCTGGATCCCGCAGTGGGACGCCCGGTTCACCTTCGCCGCGGACGGCATCGCGCTGGTGATGCTGATGCTGATCGCGGTGCTGGTGCCGCTGGTGATCCTGGCGTCCTGGCACGACGCCGAGTCGTCGAAGCGCTCGGTGCCGGTCTACTTCGCCCTGCTGCTCGTCCTCGAGTGCACGATGATCGGCGTCTTCGCCGCCGCCGACGTCTTCCTGTTCTACGTGTTCTTCGAGGTCATGCTGGTGCCGATGTACTTCCTCATCGGCAGCTACGGCGGCCACCAGCGGCAGTACGCGGCCGTGAAGTTCTTCCTCTACTCGCTGGTCGGCGGGCTGTTCATGCTCGCCGCGGTGATCGGCCTGTGGGTGGTCGGCGGGCACACGTTCGACTGGCAGGCGCTGACCCAGGCGGAGATCTCCACCGACACCGCGCGCTGGCTGTTCCTCGGGTTCTTCGTCGCGTTCGCGATCAAGGCGCCGTTCTTCCCGTTCCACACCTGGCTGCCGGACGCCGGTGGCGCGGCCCCGGCCGGTGCCGCCGCGCTGCTCGTCGGCGTGCTGGACAAGGTCGGCACCTTCGGCCTCCTGCGGTACTGCCTACCGCTGTTCCCGGAGGCGTCGAAGTGGTTCGCGCCGTGGGCGCTGGCGCTCGGCGTGATCGGCATCATCTACGCCGCCCTGCTGGCCGTCGGCCAGAACGACCTCAGGCGGCTGGTGTCGTACACGTCGATCGCGCACTTCGGCTTCATCGGGGTCGGCATCTTCGCCTTCACCACGCAGGCCGGCACCGGCGCGGTGCTGTACATGCTCAACCACGGACTCGCCACCGGCCTGCTCTTCCTGGTGGTGGGGATGCTGGTGGCCCGGCGCGGCTCGGCCCTGATCAGCGACTTCGGCGGCGCCGGCAAGCTGGTCCCGCTGCTGGCCGGGGTGCTGTTCTTCGCCGGTCTGGCCTCGCTGGCGCTGCCCGGCACCGCGCCGTTCGTCTCCGAGTTCCTGGTGCTGATCGGCACCTTCACGGTGAACAAGCCGGTCGCGGTGATCTCGACCCTCGGCATCATCCTCGCCGCCGCGTACGTGCTGTGGATGGTGCAGCGCACCACGCAGGGCACCCTCAACCCGGCCCTGGCCGAGGTCGAGCCGATGCGCCGTGACCTGAACCTGCGCGAGAAGATCGTGGTCGCCCCGCTGATCGCGCTGATCGTGCTGCTCGGCTTCTACCCCAAGCCGGTCACCGATGTCATCAACCCCGCCGTCCAGGCGACCATGCAGGACGTCGGGAAGTCCGATCCCGCCCCTGAGGTCGGCAGCGTCCAGGAGGCCGCAAAGTGACCGAGCTCAAGTTGCCGTCGATCGACTACGCGGCGCTCGCTCCGATCCTGATCATGCTGGGCGCCGCCCTCCTCGGCGTACTGGTCGAGGCCTTCGTGCCCCGGCGGCACCGGCACTGGGCACAGCTGTCCCTGGCGTTGCTGGCGGTGCTCGCGGCGCTGGTGATGGTGATCCGTAACGCCGACGACCGGCTGCTCACCGCTGGCGGGGCGATCGCGGTGGACGGGCCCACGCTGTTCCTCCAGGGCGCGATCCTGCTCCTCGCCGTGGTGGCGCTGCTGCTGATGGGCGAGCGGGCGGTGGAGCGGGGCGGCGTGTTCGTCGCCCACGCCGCCATCACCGCCGAGTCGGCCGAGGACCGGCGGCAGGCCGAGGAGGCCAGCGGGGCCACCGAGGTCTACCCGCTGACCACCTTCGCCATCGGCGGCATGCTGATCTTCGTGGCGGCGAACGACCTGCTGACCATGTTCATCGCCCTCGAGGTCTTCTCGCTGCCGCTGTACCTGCTCTGCGCGCTGGCCCGCCGCCGGCGGCTGCTGAGCCAGGAGGCGGCGATGAAGTACTTCATGCTCGGCGCGTACGCCTCGGCCTTCTTCCTCTTCGGCGTGGCCCTGGTGTACGGCTTCACCTCCGGCATGCCGGGCCGGTCGGCCGGGGTGGACTTCGCCACCGTGCACGCGGCGGTGACCGAGTCCCCGTCCAGCGAGGTGCTGCTCTTCGCCGGCATGGCGCTGCTCGCCATCGGTTTGTTGTTCAAGGCCGCCGCCGCGCCGTTCCACGTCTGGACGCCGGACGTCTACCAGGGCGCCCCGACGCCCGTCACCGGCTTCATGGCGGCCTGCACGAAGGTCGCCGCGTTCGGGGCCCTGCTGCGGGTGTTCCACGTGGCGTTCGCCGGGGCGGCGTGGGACTTCACCCCGGTCCTCGGCGCGGTCGCGGTGCTGACGATGCTGGTCGGCGCGGTGCTCGCGGTGACCCAGACCGACATCAAGCGGCTGCTGGCGTACTCGTCCATCGCGAACGCCGGGTACCTGCTGGTCGGCGTGCTCGCGCCGAGCAAGGACGGGCTCTCCGGCACGATGTTCTACCTGGTCGCGTACGGCTTCTCGGTGCTCGCCGCGTTTGCGGTGGTGACCCTGGTCCGCGACGCGGACGGGGAGGCCACCCACCTGTCCCGCTGGGCCGGGCTGGGCCGGCGCTCGCCGTTCTTCGCCGGGATCTTCACCTTCATCCTGCTGGCCTTCGCCGGCATCCCGCTGACCAGCGGGTTCATGAGCAAGTTCGCCGTCTTCGCCCCGGCCCTGGCCGCCGACCAGGCGTGGCTGGTGGTGGCGGGCGTGCTGACCAGCATGGTGCTGGCGTTCCCGTACCTGCGGGTCGTGGTGATGATGTGGCTCTCGGAGCCGGGCGAGTCCACCCCCACGGTCACCGTGCCAGGCGGGCTCACCTCGGCGGCCCTGATGATCGGCGTGCTGGCCACGCTGGTCCTGGGCGTCGTCCCGGGCCCGCTGCTCGATCTGGCCAACGGTGCCGCCGAATTCGTCCGGTGACAGACCCTCCCCGACGACGGGGCCGGTGCGCGGTAGCGCGCCGGCCCCGTCGCCGTATCCCCCATCAGGGGCAGGTCGAACGGGTGTGGCATGGTGGATAGCGTGGTGATTCCGGCTGGCGAGCGTTCAGGTGTCACCGGCTCCGCTCGGCGGAGTCCGGTCAGCACCGGTCAGTTCGGCGCGCTCGGCCTCTATTTGGCCGATCCCGGCGTCGAGGCGTCCGTGCTGGGCCTGCTGGAGTCCGTCGAGGCGGAGCTGCGGGCCGGCGTGGCGAGCGCGGACCCGTTGGTGGCCGAGGCCGCCCGGCACCTGGTGGACGCCGGCGGCAAGCGGTTCCGTCCGCTGCTGGTCGCGCTCGGTGCCCAGTTCGGCGACCCGACGAGCCCGCAGGTGGTTCCCGCCGCCGTGGTGATGGAACTCACCCACCTGGCGACGCTCTACCACGACGACGTCATGGACGAGGCGGCCGTGCGGCGGGGCGCCCCGAGCGCCAACTCCCGCTGGACCAACTCGGTGGCGATCCTGGTCGGTGACTACCTCTTCGCCCGCGCCGCGGAGATCGCGGCCGACCTGGGCACCGATGCGGTCCGGCTCCAGGCGCGTACGTTCGCCCGCCTGGTGCACGGCCAGATCGCCGAGACGGTCGGCCCGCGCGACCAGGACCCGGTCGCCCACTACCTGAACGTGATCGCCGAGAAGACCGGCTCGCTGATCGCCACCTCGGCCCGCTTCGGCGGCATGTTCGGCGGAGCGTCCGCCGAGCGCACCGAGGCCCTGGCCCGGTACGGCGAGACCATCGGCGTCGCCTTCCAGCTCTCCGACGACCTGCTGGACATCGCGAGCGAGTCGGTGCAGTCGGGCAAGACCCCGGGCACGGACCTGCGCGAGGGCGTGCCGACCCTGCCGGT is part of the Micromonospora olivasterospora genome and encodes:
- a CDS encoding polyprenyl synthetase family protein; the protein is MVDSVVIPAGERSGVTGSARRSPVSTGQFGALGLYLADPGVEASVLGLLESVEAELRAGVASADPLVAEAARHLVDAGGKRFRPLLVALGAQFGDPTSPQVVPAAVVMELTHLATLYHDDVMDEAAVRRGAPSANSRWTNSVAILVGDYLFARAAEIAADLGTDAVRLQARTFARLVHGQIAETVGPRDQDPVAHYLNVIAEKTGSLIATSARFGGMFGGASAERTEALARYGETIGVAFQLSDDLLDIASESVQSGKTPGTDLREGVPTLPVLYALAADDSDAASVRLREILATGPLVDDALHAEALGLLRESPALKRARETVRSYAEDAREQLAPLPAGPARRALESLCDYIADRTS
- a CDS encoding NADH-quinone oxidoreductase subunit M, whose protein sequence is MSNFPFLSVLTVAPLVGALVVAVLPRRRPDLAKLVALGWSLLVLALSVVMWIAFEAGGDRLQFRESYTWIPQWDARFTFAADGIALVMLMLIAVLVPLVILASWHDAESSKRSVPVYFALLLVLECTMIGVFAAADVFLFYVFFEVMLVPMYFLIGSYGGHQRQYAAVKFFLYSLVGGLFMLAAVIGLWVVGGHTFDWQALTQAEISTDTARWLFLGFFVAFAIKAPFFPFHTWLPDAGGAAPAGAAALLVGVLDKVGTFGLLRYCLPLFPEASKWFAPWALALGVIGIIYAALLAVGQNDLRRLVSYTSIAHFGFIGVGIFAFTTQAGTGAVLYMLNHGLATGLLFLVVGMLVARRGSALISDFGGAGKLVPLLAGVLFFAGLASLALPGTAPFVSEFLVLIGTFTVNKPVAVISTLGIILAAAYVLWMVQRTTQGTLNPALAEVEPMRRDLNLREKIVVAPLIALIVLLGFYPKPVTDVINPAVQATMQDVGKSDPAPEVGSVQEAAK
- the nuoN gene encoding NADH-quinone oxidoreductase subunit NuoN → MTELKLPSIDYAALAPILIMLGAALLGVLVEAFVPRRHRHWAQLSLALLAVLAALVMVIRNADDRLLTAGGAIAVDGPTLFLQGAILLLAVVALLLMGERAVERGGVFVAHAAITAESAEDRRQAEEASGATEVYPLTTFAIGGMLIFVAANDLLTMFIALEVFSLPLYLLCALARRRRLLSQEAAMKYFMLGAYASAFFLFGVALVYGFTSGMPGRSAGVDFATVHAAVTESPSSEVLLFAGMALLAIGLLFKAAAAPFHVWTPDVYQGAPTPVTGFMAACTKVAAFGALLRVFHVAFAGAAWDFTPVLGAVAVLTMLVGAVLAVTQTDIKRLLAYSSIANAGYLLVGVLAPSKDGLSGTMFYLVAYGFSVLAAFAVVTLVRDADGEATHLSRWAGLGRRSPFFAGIFTFILLAFAGIPLTSGFMSKFAVFAPALAADQAWLVVAGVLTSMVLAFPYLRVVVMMWLSEPGESTPTVTVPGGLTSAALMIGVLATLVLGVVPGPLLDLANGAAEFVR